From Pusillibacter faecalis, one genomic window encodes:
- the tnpB gene encoding IS66 family insertion sequence element accessory protein TnpB (TnpB, as the term is used for proteins encoded by IS66 family insertion elements, is considered an accessory protein, since TnpC, encoded by a neighboring gene, is a DDE family transposase.) — translation MLNDFTGADKVYIACRYTDLWRGIDGLTSIVQQQFQLDPFTDTLFLFCGRRKDRIKGLCWEKGGFILLYKRLEQGVYQRSRSESEVRALTPQQYRWLMGGPKIEQPKAHKEVTGLSCVV, via the coding sequence ATGCTGAACGATTTCACCGGGGCAGATAAGGTGTACATCGCCTGCAGGTATACGGATCTGTGGCGTGGAATCGATGGGCTGACCAGTATTGTCCAACAGCAGTTTCAGTTGGACCCATTCACGGACACGCTGTTTCTGTTCTGCGGACGGCGGAAAGACCGGATCAAGGGGTTGTGCTGGGAAAAGGGCGGGTTCATTCTGCTGTATAAACGGCTGGAGCAGGGCGTATACCAGCGGTCGCGCTCTGAAAGCGAAGTGAGGGCCCTGACGCCTCAGCAATACCGGTGGCTAATGGGGGGACCGAAAATTGAGCAGCCAAAAGCTCACAAAGAGGTAACGGGACTAAGCTGTGTCGTGTAG
- the tnpA gene encoding IS66 family insertion sequence element accessory protein TnpA — protein MTSNELKHHAKVQEWGSAIQDCRSSGLSVREWCRQRGITPTMYYRWE, from the coding sequence ATGACGAGCAATGAACTGAAGCACCATGCGAAGGTACAGGAATGGGGATCGGCGATACAGGACTGCCGGAGCAGCGGGCTGTCCGTGCGGGAGTGGTGTCGCCAACGGGGCATCACGCCAACAATGTATTACCGATGGGAATGA
- a CDS encoding helix-turn-helix domain-containing protein: MTTLTTLKRETKKRGVNYAELSAEIDIPRTTLQGYLNGTSHPRADSMENLTDKLRISVAELVSGEEQSVSASDSDFNQILSTIPAIHPMALPAA; encoded by the coding sequence TTGACCACGTTAACCACGTTAAAAAGAGAAACGAAGAAGAGAGGTGTAAATTATGCGGAACTTTCGGCAGAAATTGATATTCCAAGGACGACCCTGCAAGGATATTTGAACGGTACTTCGCATCCAAGAGCTGACTCCATGGAAAATCTCACGGATAAATTGAGGATTTCTGTAGCAGAACTGGTTTCCGGTGAAGAGCAATCTGTATCTGCGAGTGATTCTGATTTTAACCAGATCCTCTCCACCATTCCAGCCATCCACCCCATGGCCCTGCCTGCCGCTTAG
- a CDS encoding iron-containing alcohol dehydrogenase, producing the protein MNDFIFYNPCKVYFGKSQLKHLPEELLHYGKMVLLVYGGGSIKKNGLYEAVTRLMMENGFPWVELAGVQANPRHTVINKGTAICREKGVEVILAVGGGSVIDSAKGIAATAVSEYSDVWELVKVSASVEKALPIIVLLTSAATGSEMNTWSMVSNVETNEKKCLGGPGLLPKVAFENPEASFSLSKYQTACGGFDILNHVLDNYYFAGDSTFEITLELQEAVMRTAAKFTPIAVENPNNYEARANLMWASSLALSNILGDMHHGACHAIAHELSAYYDITHGHSLAIITPRWLQYIMDEKTAPAISRLGKKVFGLDVELDPIVGAQKSIEAVNQFCFQILRLQSTLTELGISDESFEEMAHHACASFPNLTIPGLRSLTPQDVKSIYKMCL; encoded by the coding sequence ATGAACGATTTTATTTTTTATAATCCCTGCAAGGTCTATTTCGGAAAAAGCCAACTGAAGCATTTACCAGAGGAGCTATTACACTATGGGAAAATGGTACTCCTTGTTTATGGAGGTGGCTCCATCAAAAAAAATGGTCTCTATGAAGCAGTAACAAGATTAATGATGGAAAACGGATTTCCCTGGGTAGAGCTGGCGGGAGTGCAAGCCAATCCTCGGCACACGGTGATTAACAAAGGAACCGCTATCTGTAGAGAAAAAGGCGTGGAGGTTATTCTGGCTGTTGGAGGTGGGTCGGTCATTGACTCAGCTAAGGGAATTGCAGCAACTGCGGTATCTGAATACAGTGATGTATGGGAACTTGTCAAAGTAAGTGCCTCCGTGGAGAAGGCGCTCCCAATCATTGTACTTCTGACAAGTGCAGCCACTGGTTCTGAAATGAATACTTGGTCCATGGTATCTAATGTGGAAACCAACGAAAAAAAATGCCTTGGAGGGCCTGGACTCTTGCCGAAAGTAGCTTTTGAAAATCCAGAAGCCTCTTTTTCTCTTTCAAAATATCAGACTGCATGCGGCGGCTTTGATATTTTGAATCATGTACTGGATAACTATTACTTTGCCGGAGATTCAACATTTGAGATAACGCTGGAACTTCAAGAAGCCGTCATGCGCACAGCGGCTAAATTTACACCTATTGCTGTAGAAAACCCCAACAATTACGAAGCACGAGCCAATCTGATGTGGGCATCTTCTTTAGCACTTAGTAATATTTTGGGTGATATGCATCATGGCGCTTGTCATGCTATCGCACATGAGTTGTCTGCCTATTATGACATTACTCACGGACACAGCCTAGCCATCATCACCCCCCGATGGCTCCAATATATCATGGATGAGAAAACCGCACCCGCTATTTCCCGGTTAGGCAAAAAAGTATTTGGGCTTGATGTAGAGCTTGATCCGATTGTCGGCGCGCAAAAAAGCATAGAGGCAGTGAATCAATTCTGTTTTCAGATATTGCGTCTACAGAGCACTTTAACAGAACTCGGTATTTCTGATGAATCTTTTGAGGAAATGGCGCATCATGCTTGCGCGAGCTTTCCCAATTTGACTATCCCCGGATTGCGTAGCTTAACTCCTCAGGATGTTAAAAGCATCTACAAAATGTGTCTATAA
- a CDS encoding C-terminal binding protein, translating to MKVVIVDHSHEDCSTEVGILVNSGFEVAVMQVHDEADVIAALKDADAAIAEYGQFTERVFRALPNLKIVSNYAMGVDNIDVEAAKAAGVAVTNSPDYCFDEVAEHGMALISALLRNIVGYAMDVADGIWDWSKAPKLQRIKGLTLGLIGCGQIPRRVARMAHGYGMYVIGYDPFLSKETAREVGIELVSMEELCARADAVLSHVPLNKSTKEMVNKSVFDLFQKAPVFVNTSRGLTVDEHALYEALCEGKISRAALDVIDSETPTFQEEIFSAPNVIFTPHAAFYSETALDEANRTASNNVVEFFAGNFDKVRFVVRPSGT from the coding sequence ATGAAGGTTGTTATTGTTGATCACAGTCATGAGGATTGCAGCACAGAAGTTGGAATCCTGGTAAATTCTGGATTCGAAGTTGCTGTGATGCAAGTCCACGATGAAGCCGACGTGATTGCTGCGCTCAAGGATGCCGACGCCGCAATTGCCGAATATGGGCAGTTTACTGAGCGTGTCTTTCGCGCGCTGCCCAATCTCAAGATCGTGAGCAACTATGCAATGGGCGTTGATAATATCGACGTGGAAGCGGCCAAGGCCGCAGGCGTTGCTGTCACCAACAGTCCGGACTATTGCTTCGATGAGGTTGCTGAGCATGGAATGGCGCTGATCTCCGCACTGCTTCGCAATATCGTGGGATATGCTATGGATGTTGCGGATGGAATTTGGGACTGGTCTAAGGCTCCCAAGCTTCAGCGGATCAAAGGCCTGACGCTGGGCCTGATCGGCTGCGGACAAATTCCCCGCCGTGTTGCAAGAATGGCACATGGATATGGAATGTATGTTATTGGCTATGATCCGTTTCTTTCCAAGGAGACTGCCCGAGAGGTGGGAATTGAACTGGTGTCCATGGAGGAGCTTTGTGCAAGGGCGGATGCGGTTTTGAGTCACGTTCCCCTCAACAAAAGCACAAAGGAGATGGTGAACAAAAGCGTTTTTGATCTGTTCCAGAAAGCGCCGGTGTTTGTGAATACCTCCCGCGGGCTGACGGTTGACGAGCACGCGCTCTATGAGGCGCTTTGCGAGGGGAAGATCAGCCGGGCGGCGCTGGACGTGATTGACTCGGAGACTCCCACCTTCCAGGAGGAAATCTTCTCCGCGCCGAATGTCATCTTCACCCCCCATGCCGCGTTCTATTCAGAGACTGCTTTGGATGAGGCCAACCGGACGGCATCTAATAATGTTGTGGAGTTTTTTGCGGGGAATTTTGACAAGGTTCGCTTTGTTGTCAGACCTTCGGGCACCTAG
- a CDS encoding 2-oxoacid:acceptor oxidoreductase family protein: MKKELLFSGIGGQGIMNLGEILCAAAIKAGYNVTFSPVYGAEKRGGRTMCNIVISTGIECQVVSEADVMLIMDEASLQDYQHLAGSQGVLILNAQVSTVPDCSCRNIKTVPFIEKAMELGNAKVANMIALGFVLKCLDFIPYASVEELVKETFASKAKLIPLNLQALKTGYEYEA; this comes from the coding sequence ATGAAAAAGGAGCTCTTATTCTCCGGTATTGGTGGACAGGGCATTATGAATCTGGGAGAGATCCTCTGCGCCGCGGCCATCAAGGCTGGCTATAACGTCACTTTTTCACCGGTGTATGGCGCTGAAAAGCGCGGTGGGCGGACCATGTGCAACATTGTGATTTCCACGGGAATTGAATGCCAGGTGGTTTCCGAGGCGGACGTCATGCTGATTATGGACGAGGCATCCTTACAGGACTACCAGCACCTTGCCGGATCTCAGGGCGTTCTGATTCTCAATGCGCAGGTGAGCACTGTCCCCGATTGCTCCTGCAGGAATATCAAAACCGTGCCGTTCATCGAAAAGGCCATGGAACTGGGAAATGCCAAGGTGGCCAACATGATTGCACTGGGCTTTGTGCTGAAGTGTCTGGACTTTATTCCCTATGCTTCCGTGGAAGAACTCGTCAAAGAAACCTTTGCCAGCAAGGCTAAGCTAATCCCTCTGAACCTGCAGGCCCTGAAAACGGGTTACGAATATGAAGCGTGA
- a CDS encoding thiamine pyrophosphate-dependent enzyme, with protein sequence MKTVYERPKIFTDAITTYCGGCGHGIVNRLIAELIDEMGLQRNGIIVWPIGCSCLADKFYEMDQIMALHGRAPATATGIKRAEPDKFVLVYQGDGDLVSEGMAEIMHAAIRGEKFSVIFINNAIYGMTGGQIAPTTLMDQKATTAPTGRKAVNSGYPINMAETLATLQGVCYSERVTVTTPQNVMKAKKAIKKAFDLQMAGKGMTFVEVLSPCPTNWGMQPIKAMEWINEVMVEQYPLGVFKDEEDEAV encoded by the coding sequence GTGAAGACTGTTTATGAGAGACCGAAAATCTTCACAGATGCGATCACGACGTATTGCGGCGGCTGTGGGCACGGGATTGTGAATAGACTGATTGCCGAGCTGATCGACGAAATGGGGCTACAACGCAACGGTATCATTGTATGGCCCATCGGCTGTTCCTGTCTGGCGGATAAATTCTATGAGATGGATCAGATCATGGCCCTGCACGGGAGAGCGCCTGCCACGGCAACAGGCATCAAGCGTGCGGAGCCGGACAAATTTGTGTTGGTTTATCAGGGAGACGGCGATCTTGTATCTGAGGGTATGGCGGAGATTATGCACGCGGCCATCCGGGGTGAAAAGTTCAGTGTCATTTTCATCAACAACGCCATTTACGGCATGACTGGCGGCCAGATTGCGCCGACTACACTGATGGATCAAAAGGCAACCACCGCCCCCACTGGGCGCAAGGCCGTCAACTCCGGCTATCCGATCAACATGGCGGAGACGCTGGCGACGCTCCAAGGCGTATGCTATTCCGAGCGGGTCACTGTCACAACACCGCAGAATGTCATGAAGGCCAAGAAGGCTATCAAGAAGGCATTTGATCTTCAGATGGCGGGAAAGGGCATGACCTTTGTGGAGGTGCTCTCTCCCTGTCCCACCAACTGGGGGATGCAGCCCATCAAGGCTATGGAATGGATCAATGAGGTCATGGTTGAGCAGTATCCGCTGGGCGTATTCAAGGACGAGGAGGATGAGGCAGTATGA
- the vorB gene encoding 3-methyl-2-oxobutanoate dehydrogenase subunit VorB: MGEKTFMQGNMAMAESAIRAGCKLFFGYPITPSSEVAEYFAKAMFTRPEENITFIQAETEVAAFNMIAGAVAAGHRAMTATSGPGFSLGQEAMSFMSCADLPAVILDIMRPGPGDGDIMAGQSDYHQLTRGGGHGDYRNLILAPYTVEEGCRLMQEAFVLAEKYHNPVVVASDGNLAKLRESVELPGRLEVPAPEEQYNSLTGYDPAVRGKHVFLTGMNGAAEVIMINERLQKKFRAIVENEVRYERYNCEDAAIVLVAYGSLARVCISAMKLAREEGIKVGLIRPITLWPYPEKAFEDLNGKKFLCCELSAGQMVDDVKLSVENKHDVYLFSRWGSVLPSPKEVLADIRKLNEVK; the protein is encoded by the coding sequence ATGGGTGAAAAAACATTCATGCAGGGCAACATGGCGATGGCGGAATCCGCCATCCGCGCAGGCTGCAAACTCTTTTTCGGCTATCCAATCACGCCTTCCAGCGAGGTGGCAGAGTATTTTGCAAAGGCAATGTTCACCCGTCCTGAGGAGAATATTACCTTCATTCAGGCGGAGACTGAGGTGGCGGCATTCAACATGATTGCCGGTGCCGTGGCCGCGGGTCATCGTGCCATGACGGCCACTTCCGGCCCTGGCTTTTCCCTGGGGCAGGAGGCCATGTCCTTTATGAGCTGCGCTGATCTTCCTGCTGTGATCCTGGACATCATGCGTCCAGGTCCAGGAGACGGAGATATCATGGCCGGGCAGAGCGACTATCATCAGCTTACACGAGGCGGCGGGCACGGTGATTACCGCAATCTAATCCTGGCTCCCTATACAGTGGAAGAAGGCTGCAGACTGATGCAGGAGGCGTTTGTGCTAGCGGAGAAGTACCACAACCCTGTGGTCGTGGCCTCCGACGGCAATCTGGCTAAGCTGCGGGAGTCCGTGGAGCTTCCGGGAAGGCTGGAGGTTCCTGCCCCTGAAGAGCAGTACAACTCGTTGACAGGCTATGATCCGGCCGTAAGAGGAAAACATGTGTTCTTGACGGGTATGAACGGCGCCGCGGAAGTCATCATGATCAATGAGCGGCTCCAAAAGAAGTTCCGGGCAATTGTGGAAAACGAGGTTCGCTATGAACGGTACAACTGTGAGGACGCGGCCATCGTTCTGGTAGCCTACGGCTCCCTGGCCAGAGTATGCATCTCCGCCATGAAGCTGGCCAGAGAAGAGGGAATCAAGGTAGGCCTGATCCGCCCGATCACCCTGTGGCCTTATCCGGAAAAGGCGTTTGAGGATCTGAACGGCAAGAAGTTCCTGTGCTGTGAGCTCTCTGCCGGCCAGATGGTGGACGATGTGAAGCTCTCCGTTGAGAACAAGCACGATGTGTACCTTTTCAGCAGATGGGGAAGCGTATTGCCCAGTCCGAAAGAAGTGCTTGCAGATATTCGTAAGTTAAATGAGGTGAAGTAA
- a CDS encoding 4Fe-4S dicluster domain-containing protein → MGIVRIDFERCKECGYCINFCPKNVLAKGAAVNKRGYFPPVVGDGCIACGTCARMCPDAAISVYKED, encoded by the coding sequence ATGGGAATTGTAAGGATTGACTTTGAAAGATGCAAGGAATGTGGGTATTGCATCAACTTCTGCCCCAAAAATGTCCTGGCAAAAGGAGCGGCGGTCAATAAGCGCGGCTATTTCCCACCGGTGGTGGGAGATGGCTGCATCGCATGCGGGACCTGTGCCAGAATGTGCCCGGATGCTGCTATCTCGGTATATAAGGAAGATTAG
- a CDS encoding hotdog fold domain-containing protein, with product MIGNKVIFRKMMTVENDGHYLGNLINGGRMLDYFGDVGTELMVRATGDGSLFRAYKEVNFLAPIHVGDFMEYHGWIEKKGKTSFEVHFECYKIFTMTDDYKVKCNFMDAIQGEPDLKHFKSDAAMVACDPPLLCGTAIGIMVVPEEYQREPLDPAFKVEA from the coding sequence ATGATTGGCAACAAGGTGATTTTTCGGAAAATGATGACCGTGGAAAACGATGGACACTATCTCGGCAACTTGATCAACGGCGGCAGAATGCTGGATTACTTCGGTGATGTGGGCACGGAGCTGATGGTCCGGGCCACGGGCGACGGAAGCCTCTTCCGCGCTTATAAAGAAGTGAACTTCCTGGCGCCGATCCACGTGGGCGATTTCATGGAGTATCATGGCTGGATCGAGAAGAAGGGCAAGACTTCCTTTGAGGTCCACTTTGAGTGCTACAAGATTTTCACCATGACCGACGACTATAAGGTGAAGTGCAACTTCATGGATGCCATTCAAGGTGAGCCTGATCTCAAGCATTTCAAGAGTGACGCAGCCATGGTGGCCTGCGATCCTCCTCTGCTGTGCGGCACGGCCATCGGCATCATGGTGGTACCGGAAGAATACCAGAGAGAACCGTTGGACCCTGCTTTCAAAGTCGAGGCGTAA
- a CDS encoding ABC transporter ATP-binding protein: MLKLENVCAGYGKLDVLWDVSCEVHDGEFVAIVGPNGAGKTTTMRAISGLVRPKSGAIIFNGEHLEGESMKRIHDLGVSFITDDGNLFSGMSVKENLLMGALNIRNKNKVKQLMDKVIGLFPRLGERLNQQAGLMSGGERKMLGIARGLMSEPKLMLVDEPSLGLAPAVVMDVFRTLKGLTKEGVHILLVEQNVNTTLKIVDRAYILEKGVINGQGTSAELLNSDYVQKMYLGIE, from the coding sequence ATGCTGAAATTAGAAAATGTTTGTGCTGGCTATGGAAAATTAGACGTTCTCTGGGATGTCAGCTGTGAGGTGCACGATGGGGAATTCGTAGCCATCGTGGGACCTAACGGGGCCGGAAAAACCACCACTATGCGGGCAATCAGCGGATTGGTTCGCCCCAAGAGCGGCGCAATTATATTCAACGGCGAGCATTTGGAAGGCGAGTCCATGAAGCGCATTCATGATCTGGGTGTGAGCTTTATCACAGATGACGGAAACCTGTTTTCCGGTATGAGCGTGAAAGAAAACCTGCTGATGGGGGCACTGAACATCCGGAACAAAAATAAGGTCAAACAGTTGATGGATAAAGTGATTGGCTTGTTTCCCCGCTTGGGTGAGCGGCTGAATCAGCAGGCGGGTCTGATGAGCGGCGGCGAGCGCAAAATGTTGGGGATTGCCAGAGGCCTGATGTCGGAGCCGAAGCTGATGCTGGTGGATGAGCCCTCTCTGGGGCTTGCGCCCGCTGTGGTTATGGACGTGTTTCGAACGCTCAAGGGGCTGACAAAGGAAGGCGTTCACATTCTACTGGTAGAGCAGAATGTCAATACCACCCTGAAGATTGTTGACCGCGCGTACATTCTGGAGAAGGGCGTAATCAACGGACAGGGCACCAGCGCGGAACTTCTGAACAGCGATTACGTCCAGAAAATGTATCTTGGGATTGAATGA
- a CDS encoding ABC transporter ATP-binding protein codes for MILRTEGVTKCFGGLTAVNNVSLEVADGEILGIIGPNGAGKTTFLNCISGFYSPTKGKIYFDGEDITGMTSYALCQKGLSRTFQIVRSFPKMTALDNVVTAIIYGGGDKCADPVKRAHELLDEVGFAVSHDAIAEALNTMQLKRLMLARAIATKCKLLLLDEVAAGLTTSELPDFITLIKQIRNSGVSIISIEHVMKFITETCDRVAVISFGEKIAEGTPMEVLNNPLVIESYLGKED; via the coding sequence TTGATATTGCGCACAGAAGGCGTTACGAAATGTTTTGGCGGCTTGACTGCTGTAAATAATGTGTCGCTGGAGGTTGCGGACGGTGAGATTCTCGGTATCATCGGTCCCAATGGAGCAGGAAAGACGACATTTCTGAACTGTATTTCCGGCTTCTATTCTCCCACAAAAGGGAAGATCTATTTTGACGGAGAGGACATTACGGGCATGACGTCCTACGCCCTTTGCCAAAAGGGTCTTTCCCGGACCTTCCAGATTGTCCGTTCTTTCCCCAAAATGACAGCCCTTGATAACGTTGTGACTGCGATCATCTATGGTGGCGGGGACAAATGCGCGGACCCGGTCAAAAGAGCACATGAGCTGCTGGATGAGGTTGGGTTTGCGGTGTCCCACGACGCGATTGCTGAAGCGCTCAATACCATGCAGCTCAAACGACTGATGCTGGCACGGGCGATCGCAACCAAATGTAAGCTGCTGTTGCTGGACGAGGTAGCTGCGGGCCTGACCACGTCGGAACTTCCGGACTTTATTACGTTGATCAAACAAATCCGGAACAGCGGAGTTTCCATCATTTCTATCGAGCATGTGATGAAGTTTATCACTGAAACTTGCGATCGAGTGGCGGTCATCAGCTTCGGAGAAAAGATTGCGGAGGGCACTCCCATGGAGGTTCTGAACAATCCGCTTGTGATTGAGAGTTATCTCGGAAAAGAGGACTAG
- a CDS encoding ABC transporter substrate-binding protein: MKKLSKILVILLTLSLILSACGGGSSSDSGEKVLKIAVGCSLTGTGAKAGTAFEEATKMAFEDIDYKIGDYAIELITVDLTDDPEKGALALEQAIVKDGAQVAMQGWFTTIAMSTMDVAAKYQIPYLFNYGAGQALDEKWETDPEKYSYYIGKMYPTTDFIAMEYRDLFDAAFASGQLTGEKTIAVYGEDTDWGHSLGDNLVRYFSEAGYEVVYNEYFAAGTTDMYAILAKIQSSGANIVAGTINTPASAAAFLKQAREVGLESQIVCHSLNENADWYELCGDAAEGVYDQLPGYIDERGAEFEDRWMERMGYAASVACESVAYDCALCTIQMLQDCYEMYGVLDSETIYKFGCEEVQTGNWIFDNSIMQAAYRWESGRLSPVVGEDAFYYPLGQVQNGEFVTVWPESRAVTNAIF, from the coding sequence ATGAAGAAGCTATCGAAGATTCTGGTTATCTTGCTGACACTCTCCCTGATTCTTTCCGCCTGTGGAGGCGGCTCCAGTTCCGACTCTGGTGAAAAGGTTTTGAAGATTGCCGTAGGCTGTTCTCTGACAGGTACCGGCGCCAAGGCGGGCACCGCTTTTGAAGAGGCCACAAAAATGGCTTTTGAGGATATTGATTACAAGATCGGTGACTATGCGATTGAACTCATTACAGTAGACCTGACGGACGACCCAGAAAAGGGAGCACTTGCCCTTGAGCAGGCTATTGTGAAAGATGGGGCACAGGTTGCCATGCAGGGCTGGTTTACCACGATTGCTATGTCTACCATGGATGTTGCTGCTAAGTATCAGATCCCCTACCTATTCAATTACGGTGCCGGACAAGCCCTGGACGAAAAATGGGAGACAGATCCCGAGAAATACAGCTATTACATCGGCAAGATGTATCCCACCACGGATTTTATTGCTATGGAGTACCGCGATCTTTTTGACGCTGCTTTTGCATCAGGACAGTTGACCGGAGAAAAGACCATTGCCGTTTACGGTGAGGATACAGACTGGGGCCATTCGCTGGGAGATAATCTGGTGAGATATTTTAGCGAGGCAGGCTATGAAGTTGTATACAACGAGTATTTTGCTGCAGGCACTACGGATATGTACGCAATCCTGGCCAAGATCCAGTCCAGCGGAGCCAATATCGTGGCCGGCACCATTAATACCCCTGCCAGTGCGGCTGCATTTTTGAAGCAGGCCAGAGAGGTGGGCCTGGAATCTCAGATTGTTTGTCACTCTCTCAATGAAAACGCTGATTGGTATGAGCTCTGCGGAGATGCAGCAGAGGGCGTCTATGATCAGCTTCCTGGTTACATCGATGAACGCGGCGCAGAGTTTGAGGATCGCTGGATGGAGAGAATGGGCTATGCAGCTTCGGTGGCCTGCGAAAGTGTCGCCTACGACTGTGCCCTGTGCACCATCCAAATGCTCCAGGACTGTTATGAGATGTACGGCGTTTTGGATTCTGAAACCATTTACAAATTCGGCTGCGAGGAAGTGCAAACCGGAAACTGGATCTTTGACAACTCCATTATGCAGGCGGCTTATCGTTGGGAGTCGGGCAGACTCTCTCCCGTTGTAGGCGAGGACGCATTCTACTATCCCCTGGGGCAGGTTCAAAACGGTGAATTCGTGACCGTTTGGCCGGAGTCCAGAGCTGTAACAAACGCCATTTTCTGA
- a CDS encoding branched-chain amino acid ABC transporter permease, producing MKNTYKTLAQPLKKVGLSPISLVAFIAIACFPLVSPNEYYTKLAVTCLIWGTLAMGFDFSVGYINVANWGYAALMGTGAYLSALINQYFGISPWLGMVLGGMAAALLGLLIALLTMKMDAMFAALLAWFVGIVLQNIIAAIPDITRGAMGLNVTALFETPWAKPYFYVIFTICVLTFCCLRKMVDSRFGLAFRALGQDIEAAKAVGISPLKYRTINFVISCFIAGIVGGFYAHYVGVLSPNVLGTKNVVQILVLAYIGGRGSIWGPLLASFLIMPVFEAMNSLVEIKYIIYGLLLIISMIYFPGGFCKIPGKVRVMVAVRADSREKNNQSEKGEEGL from the coding sequence GTGAAAAATACATACAAGACTCTCGCTCAGCCTCTTAAAAAAGTCGGACTTTCCCCGATCAGTCTGGTCGCATTTATCGCGATTGCCTGTTTCCCGCTGGTATCGCCCAATGAATACTATACCAAGCTTGCAGTGACCTGTCTGATTTGGGGCACGCTGGCAATGGGATTCGACTTTTCTGTGGGCTATATCAACGTTGCCAACTGGGGATATGCGGCTCTGATGGGAACAGGGGCATACCTGTCTGCACTGATCAACCAATATTTCGGGATCAGTCCCTGGCTGGGAATGGTTCTGGGCGGAATGGCTGCGGCTTTGCTTGGCCTTTTGATTGCTCTGCTCACCATGAAAATGGACGCCATGTTCGCGGCGCTCCTGGCGTGGTTTGTGGGCATCGTGTTGCAAAATATTATCGCGGCCATTCCCGACATTACCAGAGGCGCGATGGGGCTGAACGTAACAGCTCTTTTTGAGACTCCCTGGGCAAAGCCGTATTTCTATGTGATCTTCACAATTTGCGTGCTGACGTTCTGCTGTCTGCGGAAGATGGTAGATTCACGGTTTGGATTGGCTTTCCGCGCTCTGGGACAGGACATTGAGGCAGCAAAGGCTGTTGGAATCAGCCCTTTAAAGTACAGGACGATCAACTTCGTCATTTCCTGCTTTATCGCGGGCATCGTGGGAGGGTTCTACGCGCATTATGTGGGCGTTTTGTCTCCCAATGTGCTGGGCACAAAAAACGTGGTCCAGATTCTGGTGTTGGCCTATATTGGCGGACGCGGCAGCATCTGGGGACCGCTGCTGGCGAGCTTCCTGATTATGCCTGTTTTCGAAGCTATGAACAGCCTTGTGGAAATCAAGTACATCATCTATGGCCTTCTTTTGATTATCTCCATGATATACTTTCCAGGCGGATTTTGCAAGATTCCAGGAAAAGTTAGGGTCATGGTGGCAGTTCGGGCAGACAGCCGAGAGAAAAACAATCAATCAGAAAAAGGAGAAGAAGGATTATGA